A region from the Triticum urartu cultivar G1812 chromosome 1, Tu2.1, whole genome shotgun sequence genome encodes:
- the LOC125549764 gene encoding BTB/POZ and MATH domain-containing protein 1-like yields MNRPAENISVGSCVFQFKVDYERSKQIPVGMAFYSDIVSAGGHLWRVKFFPRGELEADQEYVSIFLEHMSKSRSVEVMFEVFMMGRDSKPCMAHRRRFVQTLEIMEDKDSSDCWGWGQFIQGTILEKGYLTEGHVTFVFSIMIIDDNCVLVPPSDIGTHLGRLLDHADGTDVSFIVDHETFHAHRAVLAARSPVFRAELFGPMSEATMPSITLHDITPATFKVMLRFIYTDELPLEDELEDSSTEMFQNLLAAADRYALDRLKIVCAQKLWDKVSVDTVATILAWAEIYNCQELKNRCIDFFVVE; encoded by the exons A TGAACAGACCAGCGGAGAACATCAGTGTGGGCTCTTGTGTCTTCCAATTCAAAGTAGACTATGAACGAAGCAAGCAGATTCCCGTTGGCATGGCCTTCTATTCCGACATCGTCTCCGCCGGGGGACACCTGTGGAGGGTTAAGTTCTTCCCGCGTGGGGAGTTAGAGGCCGACCAGGAGTATGTTTCGATCTTCCTGGAGCACATGAGCAAGTCTAGAAGTGTGGAGGTCATGTTTGAGGTCTTTATGATGGGCAGGGACAGCAAGCCATGTATGGCGCACAGACGAAGGTTCGTTCAAACCTTGGAAATCATGGAAGATAAAGACAGCAGCGACTGCTGGGGATGGGGTCAGTTCATCCAGGGAACTATTTTGGAGAAAGGTTACTTAACAGAGGGGCATGTCACATTTGTATTTTCCATCATGATCATCGATGACAACTGTGTTCTTGTCCCTCCTTCAGACATCGGGACCCATCTTGGCCGCCTGCTAGATCACGCTGATGGGACAGATGTGTCATTCATCGTTGACCATGAGACATTCCATGCTCACCGAGCAGTGCTTGCTGCCCGCTCACCAGTCTTTAGAGCAGAGCTCTTTGGCCCCATGTCTGAAGCTACAATGCCATCCATCACGCTGCACGACATCACACCTGCAACATTCAAAGTTATGCTCCGGTTCATATACACAGATGAATTGCCCCTAGAAGACGAGCTTGAGGACTCTTCCACCGAGATGTTCCAGAACCTGCTTGCTGCGGCCGATCGGTATGCACTGGACAGACTGAAGATTGTTTGCGCCCAGAAGTTATGGGATAAAGTGTCGGTAGATACAGTTGCAACTATCTTAGCTTGGGCTGAAATCTACAATTGCCAGGAGTTGAAGAACAGGTGCATTGACTTCTTTGTGGTGGAGTAA
- the LOC125549780 gene encoding REF/SRPP-like protein OsI_017815, which yields MAQSGNNDAAPISTQPAAEEVTVERTPEEEEARLRYLEFVQQAAAQAVVLAAAAYAYAKQGAGPLRPGVDHVEGTVKAVVGPVYDRYHAVPLDLLKFLDRKVDESVQELDRRVPPVVKEVPTYARSAAAEVQKTGIMGTATGLAKSAIARAEPKARDLYTRYEPVAERKAAEAWAALNRLPLVPSVTRAVLPTAAQLSAKYNSAVLDGAKRGNSVATYLPLVPTERIARVFAYPAADPAPATAPEMQPIPTQ from the exons ATGGCGCAGTCAGGCAACAACGACGCCGCCCCGATCAGCACCCAGCCCGCGGCG GAGGAGGTGACGGTGGAGAGGACgcccgaggaggaggaggccaggcTGAGGTACCTCGAGTTCGTGCAgcaggcggcggcgcaggcggtCGTGCTGGCCGCCGCGGCCTACGCCTACGCCAAGCAGGGCGCAGGCCCGCTCCGCCCCGGCGTCGACCACGTCGAGGGGACCGTCAAGGCCGTCGTCGGCCCCGTCTACGACCGCTACCACGCCGTGCCGCTCGACCTCCTCAAGTTCCTCGACCGCAAG GTTGATGAGTCTGTCCAGGAGCTTGATCGTCGTGTCCCACCGGTCGTGAAGGAGGTGCCAACCTATGCCCGCTCTGCAGCAGCTGAGGTGCAGAAGACAGGCATAATGGGCACAGCAACTGGACTGGCCAAGTCGGCCATTGCTCGCGCTGAGCCAAAGGCCCGCGACTTGTATACCCGCTACGAGCCTGTGGCGGAGCGCAAGGCTGCCGAAGCCTGGGCTGCCCTGAACCGCCTCCCGCTCGTCCCCTCAGTGACCCGTGCCGTCCTCCCCACAGCTGCACAGCTCTCAGCCAAGTACAACTCTGCCGTGCTTGATGGTGCTAAGCGTGGCAACTCCGTCGCTACCTACCTCCCGCTTGTCCCAACGGAGCGCATCGCAAGGGTTTTTGCCTACCCGGCAGCTGACCCTGCGCCTGCCACAGCTCCTGAGATGCAGCCCATCCCGACGCAGTAA